The following proteins are co-located in the Dromiciops gliroides isolate mDroGli1 chromosome 2, mDroGli1.pri, whole genome shotgun sequence genome:
- the SLC35A4 gene encoding probable UDP-sugar transporter protein SLC35A4, producing the protein MADDKDSMPKVKDLTFLKNQLEHLQRRLEEEVKTGVEKEGSFLSSPFLKGFLAGYVVAKLRASAVMGFAVGVCTGVYAAQSYAVPNVEKTMQDYLRALRKGPD; encoded by the exons ATGGCGGATGACAAG GACTCCATGCCAAAGGTGAAAGACCTGACTTTCCTAAAGAATCAGCTGGAACATCTACAGCGACGACTAGAGGAGGAGGTCAAAACAGGCGTGGAAAAG GAAGGCTCGTTCCTGTCATCTCCTTTTCTCAAGGGCTTCCTGGCTGGCTATGTTGTAGCCAAGTTAAGAGCATCTGCAGTGATGGGCTTCGCAGTTGGTGTATGCACCGGTGTCTATGCGGCACAGTCCTATGCAGTCCCCAACGTGGAGAAGACCATGCAGGATTATCTCCGGGCCCTTCGTAAAGGACCTGATTAG
- the LOC122742175 gene encoding probable UDP-sugar transporter protein SLC35A4 — protein MNVEEGGIPGIGRPSQARWVLMLLLSTAMYGAHAPLLALCRIDGRVPFRPSSAVLWTELTKLLLSAFSLMARRQPRLWDTLPWRQAAPFALSALLYGANNNLVIHLQRYMDPSTYQVMSNLKIGSTALLYCLCLNRRLSARQGLALLLLTGAGACYAAAGLQDPQGFLPPPAAAAMPLHVTPLGLLLLLLYCLISGLSSVYTELLMKRQRLPLALQNLFLYSFGVLMNLGLYVGGGPGPGLLEGFSAWAGLVVLSQALNGLLMSAIMKHGSSITRLFVVSSSLIVNAVLSATLLHLQLTAAFFLALLLIGLAVHLYYGSR, from the coding sequence ATGAATGTGGAAGAAGGGGGCATACCGGGCATAGGGCGCCCAAGCCAGGCCCGATGGGTGCTTATGCTCCTCCTATCCACAGCCATGTATGGTGCCCATGCCCCACTGTTGGCCTTGTGTCGAATAGATGGCCGTGTCCCTTTCCGACCCTCTTCAGCTGTGCTTTGGACAGAACTGACGAAGTTACTGCTGTCAGCATTCTCTCTGATGGCCAGGCGGCAGCCAAGACTGTGGGACACTCTACCTTGGCGCCAGGCTGCCCCCTTTGCGCTCTCTGCACTGCTCTATGGTGCCAACAACAACCTTGTCATTCATCTACAGCGGTACATGGACCCCAGCACCTACCAAGTGATGAGCAACCTCAAGATTGGCAGCACAGCCCTCCTTTACTGCCTGTGCCTGAACCGCCGTCTCTCTGCCAGGCAGGGGCTGGCACTGCTGCTACTGACTGGTGCTGGAGCCTGCTATGCTGCTGCAGGCCTCCAGGACCCACAGGgcttcctcccaccccctgctGCTGCAGCCATGCCCCTCCATGTGACCCCCCTTGGTCTACTGCTGCTCTTGCTCTACTGCCTCATCTCAGGCCTCTCCTCAGTCTACACCGAGCTGCTCATGAAGAGGCAGCGCCTGCCCTTGGCCTTGCAGAACCTGTTCCTGTATTCCTTTGGGGTACTCATGAACTTGGGGCTCTATGTGGGAGGTGGGCCAGGCCCTGGGCTCCTCGAAGGTTTCTCAGCCTGGGCAGGACTGGTGGTACTGAGCCAGGCCCTCAATGGACTTCTCATGTCGGCCATCATGAAGCATGGGAGCAGTATCACCCGCCTCTTTGTTGTCTCCTCCTCTCTGATTGTCAATGCTGTGCTCTCGGCCACCCTGCTTCACCTCCAGCTCACGGCTGCCTTCTTCCTGGCCCTCCTGCTCATTGGTCTGGCTGTACATCTCTACTATGGAAGCCGGTAG